CGCGTCGTCAGCGTCTCGTACTCACGCCTTCCTGCTTCGACCGAACGCTCCGCGGTGTCGTTCGCATCGTCGACGAGTTGCTCGGCGTGAGCCTTCGCCTCGGCAACCATGCGATCGGCCTGTGATTTCGCATCGGCCAATATTCGGTCTGCGGAATCGCGCGCATTTTCGACGGTGTCCTGGGCTTCGTCGTTGGCCGAGGTGACAGTTTTCTCTGCCGTCGACCGAGCGTCCGTGACCAGTTTGTCCTTATGATCGAGGACATCTTGCGCGTCGTCGAGTTCACCGGGAATCGAGTCGCGCACATCGTCGAGAAGTTCAAGGACGTCGCCGCGAGGAACAACGCAGCCGGCCGTCATAGGGACACCGCGCGCCTCCTCGACAATGGCGACGAGTTCGTCGAGTGCCTCGAATACGCGGTACACCGGTAACCCCAATCGATAGAAACTACGAAGAAACGTGCGGAAAGTGCACTTCCAGTTTGCCTGGTGATTGCTGCCTGCGCGTCGCACTCGCCTCGGTGTGTCGCCCGATCTATTCGGCGGCGCGCTCGGCGATGCGGCTCAATAGTCTGGAGTGAACATTCTCGGGGACCATTCCTGCGACATCTCCACCGAAAGTAGCGACCTCTTTGACCAGCGAACTGGACAGGAAGCTGAACGATGGATTCGCGGGGATGAAAAGGGTGTCCACACCTGTCAATCGCTGGTTCATCTGGGCCATCTGAAGTTCGTAGTCGAAATCGTTTGCTCCACGCAGACCCTTCACGATCGCAGTGAAGCCCTCCTGCCTCGCATAGTCGACGAGCAGGCCGTGCCACGAGGAGATCCGCACGTTCTTCAGATGGGCCGTCGCTTCGCCGAGAAGCTCGATGCGCTCGTCGACAGAGAACAAACCACGCTTGTTCTTGTTGATCATGACGGTGACGATGATCTCATCGAACTGCGCCGCAGCCCTGGTGATCACATCGATATGGCCATTGGTCACCGGGTCGAAGGATCCAGGACACACTGCTCCAGTCATGGCGCACAGGCTATCACCGTGCCAGTCCGGCGATTTCGATTCGCGTCTCGCCGTACTTCTTGACCTTCTCCGCCACCAAGCCTTCGGGCCAGGTGGTTTCCGTCGATCTGGACGAGCGTTCCAACACCACAATGCTTTCCGGTGCCAACCAACCGTTCGCCAGAAGTTCGACGAGCATCTGCGCAACCGCGGAATCGGCGATGGCGTAGGGAGGGTCGGCCAACACGAGGTCGTAAGGGCGGTCGGGCTGGCTCGCCAACACCGCGGAGACCGGCGCACATCGAACGGACGCACCCGGCAGCCCGATGCCGGCGGCGTTACCCCGAATCACCTCTGCCGCTCGCGGATCGGACTCCACCATCACGACAGTCGACGCACCGCGTGAAAGTGCTTCCAATCCCAGGGCGCCCGACCCGGCATAGAGATCGAGCACGGCAGCGCCGTCGAGATCCAGACGCGAGTCCAACGAGCTGAACAACGCCTCGCGGACACGGTCCGATGTTGGACGCGTGCCGCGAGGCGGGACTTTCAGGGTTCGGCCTCCTGCGATGCCTGCCACGATCCGGGTCATCTACAGAAGGTTACTCAGGGTGGAGTTCCTCTTTGCCGCCGTGTTCGCCGGACCAGATCAATCGTTCACCGAAGCGCCTTCGCCGCTGCCGATCACGACGAGTAGATCCCCACCCTCGACCTGCTGAACACCGCCGATAGCCAGGCGACTGACCTTCCCGCCCTTCGATGCCGTGATCGCGGCCTCCATCTTCATCGCTTCGATCGTGGCAACCGTCTCTCCCACCGAGATCTCATCGCCCACGGCCACTGCCAACGTCACCACACCGGCAAACGGTGCCGGAACATGACCGGAATTGGACCGATCCGCTTTCTCGATCGTCGGCGCCTCACTGGAAATCGAACGATCCCGCACCGACACCGGACGCAACTGACCGTTCAGAATGCACATCACCGTGCGCATCCCCCGCTCATCGGCATCGGAAATAGCCTCCAACCCGATCAGCAACTCCACGCCCTTCTCGAGCCGAACACGATGCTCATCGCCCTGACGCAGACCATAGAAAAACTGATTCGCCGACAACCGCGAGGTATCACCGTACTTTTCCCGATGCTCCGCCAACTCCGCAGTAGGACCCGGAAAGAGCAACCGGTTCAACATCTCCCGACGCGTCGCCGACGTCCCATCGAGACTGCGCCCCTCCTCCACGGTCAGCTCCGTCTCGGGCTTGGCTTCACTTCGACCCTCCAAAGCCTTCGAACGCAAAGGCTCCGGCCATCCACCAGCAGGCGTTCCGAGATCACCACGCAAAAAACCGATCACCGAATCAGGGATATCGAACTTTCCAGGATTCTCCGCGAACTCCTCAGCCGACGCATCAGCCCCGACCAAGGCCAGCGCAAGATCGCCGACCACCTTCGAACTCGGCGTCACCTTCACCAAACGCCCCAACATCCGATCCGCAGCAGCGTAATTCGCTTCCACGGTCTCGAACTTGTCACCCAAACCTAATGCGATCGCCTGCTGACGAAGATTCGATAGCTGCCCACCCGGAATCTCATGGGTATACACCCGACCCGTCGGAGCCATCAAACCCGACTCGAACGGCGCATACACCTTCCGCAACGCCTCCCAGTACGGCTCCAAATCGCACACCGTCGACAGATCCAGACCAGTATCGCGCTCGGTGTGCGCAGCAGCAGCCACGATCGCCGACAACGCAGGCTGGCTCGTCGTACCTGCCATCGATGCACTCGCACCGTCGACGGCATCAGCGCCCGCCTCCCACGCCGCCAGATACGTCGCCAACTGACCGCCCGGAGTGTCGTGGGTGTGCACATGCACCGGCAAATCGAAATTGCTCCGCAACGCCGTCACCAACGTCCGCGCGGCAGGGGCACGCAACAACCCGGCCATATCCTTGATCGCCAGCACATGAGCGCCCGCATCGACGATCTGCTCCGCCAACTTCAGGTAGTAGTCGAGCGTGTACAGCGTCTCGTTCGGATTCGACAGATCCCCGGTGTAGCTCAGCGCCACCTCCGCAATGGCAGTCCCCGTCTCACGAACCGCATCGATCGCCGGACGCATCTGATCGACATTGTTGAGCGCATCGAAGATACGGAAGATGTCGATACCCGTCTCCGTCGCCTCCGCAACGAAGCTGCGCGTCACCTTCTCCGGATACGGGGTGTAACCCACCGTATTACGGCCACGCAGCAACATCTGCAACGCAACATTGGGTACCGCCTCACGCAACGCCGCCAACCGCTCCCACGGATCCTCGTGCAGGAAGCGCAGTGCCACATCGTATGTCGCCCCGCCCCAACATTCGATCGAGAGCAACTCCGGCGTCGTACGCGCCACATACGGCGCCACCATCAACAACCCGGACGTGCGAACCCGGGTCGCGAGCAACGACTGATGTGCATCCCGAAATGTCGTATCGGTGACCGCGAGCGCTTTCCGATTGCGCAGATCCCGAGCGAAACCCTCCGGTCCCAACGCCAACAAGCGCTGCCTACTGCCGTCGGGAATCGGCGCCGAGAAATCGACGTCGGGAAGCTTGTCGTGCGGGTACACCGGCGACGGACGCTCCCCGTGCGGCTTGTTGACCGTCACATCCGCCAGATACGTCAAAATCTTCGTCCCGCGGTCACCGGAGGTACGCGAGGTCAGCAGCTGCGGACGCTCCTCGATGAACGAGGTCGTCACCCTCCCCGCAGTGAAATCCGGATCGACCAGAACTGCCTGCAGAAACGGGATATTCGTTGCCACGCCACGAATACGGAACTCCGCCACCGCGCGACGCGCACGCGCAATCGCGGTATCGAAATCTCTGCCTCTACACGTCAACTTCACCAGCATCGAATCGAAGTAGGCTCCCACTTCGGCGCCGAGTGTCGTGCCACCATCCAACCGCACACCGGCACCACCCGGGGTGCGGTACGCGGTGATGCGGCCGGTGTCGGGACGGAAACCATTCGAGGGATCCTCGGTGGTGATGCGGCATTGCAATGCCGCCCCACGCAACACGATGTTCTC
This region of Rhodococcus sp. PAMC28707 genomic DNA includes:
- a CDS encoding DivIVA domain-containing protein, which encodes MYRVFEALDELVAIVEEARGVPMTAGCVVPRGDVLELLDDVRDSIPGELDDAQDVLDHKDKLVTDARSTAEKTVTSANDEAQDTVENARDSADRILADAKSQADRMVAEAKAHAEQLVDDANDTAERSVEAGRREYETLTTRARSESERLIESGQASYERSVADGAEEQARLVDQTEVVQAARTESARVIDTAHAESDRMRSECDVYVDTKLAEFEEFLSGTIRSVGRGRQQLRTGSGVPDYGPDPSGEGRRSRR
- the coaD gene encoding pantetheine-phosphate adenylyltransferase; the encoded protein is MTGAVCPGSFDPVTNGHIDVITRAAAQFDEIIVTVMINKNKRGLFSVDERIELLGEATAHLKNVRISSWHGLLVDYARQEGFTAIVKGLRGANDFDYELQMAQMNQRLTGVDTLFIPANPSFSFLSSSLVKEVATFGGDVAGMVPENVHSRLLSRIAERAAE
- a CDS encoding pyruvate carboxylase, whose translation is MFSKVLVANRGEIAIRAFRASYELGAATVAVFPFEDRNSVHRTKADEAYEIGEKGHPVRAYLSVKEIVAAAQRSGADAVYPGYGFLSENPDLAAACAAAGITFVGPSAEVLELTGNKARAIAAAKRAGLPVLASSEPSADVEELVAASETMTFPLFVKAVAGGGGRGMRRVSEPAQLRESIEAAAREAESAFGDATVFLEQAVIDPRHIEVQILADGQGNVVHLFERDCSLQRRHQKVIEMAPAPNLPAELRDRMCADAVAFAKEIGYSCAGTVEFLLDTRGNHVFIEMNPRIQVEHTVTEEVTDVDLVQSQLRIASGESLADLGLAQENIVLRGAALQCRITTEDPSNGFRPDTGRITAYRTPGGAGVRLDGGTTLGAEVGAYFDSMLVKLTCRGRDFDTAIARARRAVAEFRIRGVATNIPFLQAVLVDPDFTAGRVTTSFIEERPQLLTSRTSGDRGTKILTYLADVTVNKPHGERPSPVYPHDKLPDVDFSAPIPDGSRQRLLALGPEGFARDLRNRKALAVTDTTFRDAHQSLLATRVRTSGLLMVAPYVARTTPELLSIECWGGATYDVALRFLHEDPWERLAALREAVPNVALQMLLRGRNTVGYTPYPEKVTRSFVAEATETGIDIFRIFDALNNVDQMRPAIDAVRETGTAIAEVALSYTGDLSNPNETLYTLDYYLKLAEQIVDAGAHVLAIKDMAGLLRAPAARTLVTALRSNFDLPVHVHTHDTPGGQLATYLAAWEAGADAVDGASASMAGTTSQPALSAIVAAAAHTERDTGLDLSTVCDLEPYWEALRKVYAPFESGLMAPTGRVYTHEIPGGQLSNLRQQAIALGLGDKFETVEANYAAADRMLGRLVKVTPSSKVVGDLALALVGADASAEEFAENPGKFDIPDSVIGFLRGDLGTPAGGWPEPLRSKALEGRSEAKPETELTVEEGRSLDGTSATRREMLNRLLFPGPTAELAEHREKYGDTSRLSANQFFYGLRQGDEHRVRLEKGVELLIGLEAISDADERGMRTVMCILNGQLRPVSVRDRSISSEAPTIEKADRSNSGHVPAPFAGVVTLAVAVGDEISVGETVATIEAMKMEAAITASKGGKVSRLAIGGVQQVEGGDLLVVIGSGEGASVND
- the rsmD gene encoding 16S rRNA (guanine(966)-N(2))-methyltransferase RsmD, whose amino-acid sequence is MTRIVAGIAGGRTLKVPPRGTRPTSDRVREALFSSLDSRLDLDGAAVLDLYAGSGALGLEALSRGASTVVMVESDPRAAEVIRGNAAGIGLPGASVRCAPVSAVLASQPDRPYDLVLADPPYAIADSAVAQMLVELLANGWLAPESIVVLERSSRSTETTWPEGLVAEKVKKYGETRIEIAGLAR